In Halorhabdus tiamatea SARL4B, a genomic segment contains:
- a CDS encoding VOC family protein, with translation MELSHVAIWVTDLDRSLEFYGALGFERAWSFTDEGVENVYVRGEGGELQLRHDPDRTTPIAPSRADTDHVALSVDDRDAVDAAVEAAVEAGGSVVADPHAVEAADAYAAFVEDPDGYTLEFVAPLEGEQ, from the coding sequence ATGGAACTGTCACACGTCGCGATCTGGGTGACCGACCTCGACCGATCCCTCGAATTCTACGGGGCGCTGGGCTTCGAGCGGGCGTGGTCGTTCACCGACGAGGGCGTCGAGAACGTCTACGTCCGTGGCGAGGGCGGCGAACTCCAGTTGCGCCACGACCCCGACCGGACGACGCCGATCGCACCCTCGCGGGCCGATACCGACCACGTCGCACTGAGTGTCGATGATCGGGACGCCGTCGACGCTGCGGTCGAAGCCGCCGTCGAAGCCGGGGGCTCCGTCGTCGCCGATCCCCACGCCGTCGAGGCGGCCGACGCCTACGCCGCGTTCGTCGAGGACCCCGACGGCTACACGCTCGAATTCGTCGCGCCGCTGGAGGGCGAGCAATGA
- a CDS encoding polysaccharide deacetylase family protein has translation MTDARLALVFDDGYRSDFDMLRPALAELDAPMTLAIVPGWLGGDDHVTPEELRTLAEDGHEILSHGRRHRYLGTHRVTADVSAGDRRVTLDDHVFPEDDHGVYVGDDYEITDGEESETVTLAEKAGTDDEPIMAFETALSAEYAAGEAVVRPAMDTIEDEIVGVREEFDELGFDPTGFVFPYDATDPRAWAVASEEYDTIANAAVRSLPNPPGTLPTNWRRYYLQTDHLTRPEIESYLDTLAEQGGVGILAGHSDWASVPEERVTWTVEAARERGIDVTTLREAAERVE, from the coding sequence ATGACCGACGCTCGCCTCGCGCTCGTCTTCGACGACGGGTATCGCAGCGACTTCGACATGCTCCGTCCCGCCCTCGCCGAACTCGACGCTCCGATGACGCTCGCGATCGTCCCCGGGTGGCTCGGCGGCGATGACCACGTCACGCCCGAGGAACTCCGGACGCTCGCCGAGGACGGTCACGAAATCCTCTCGCACGGCCGTCGCCACCGGTATCTGGGAACCCACCGCGTGACCGCAGACGTTTCGGCTGGCGACCGGCGAGTTACCCTGGACGATCACGTCTTCCCCGAGGACGATCACGGCGTCTACGTCGGCGACGACTACGAGATCACCGACGGTGAGGAGAGCGAGACGGTGACACTCGCCGAAAAGGCAGGCACCGACGACGAACCGATCATGGCATTCGAGACCGCGCTGTCGGCGGAGTACGCCGCCGGCGAGGCGGTCGTCCGCCCGGCGATGGACACGATCGAGGACGAGATCGTCGGCGTCCGCGAGGAATTCGACGAGCTTGGCTTCGATCCGACGGGGTTCGTCTTTCCCTACGACGCCACCGATCCCCGAGCCTGGGCGGTCGCGAGCGAGGAATACGATACTATCGCGAACGCGGCCGTCCGGTCGCTGCCGAACCCGCCGGGGACGCTCCCGACGAACTGGCGGCGGTACTACCTCCAGACGGACCACCTGACCCGCCCGGAGATCGAATCGTACCTCGATACCCTCGCCGAGCAGGGCGGCGTTGGCATCCTCGCCGGCCACAGCGACTGGGCGTCGGTCCCCGAGGAGCGCGTGACCTGGACCGTCGAGGCCGCCCGCGAGCGCGGGATCGACGTGACGACGCTCCGTGAGGCGGCCGAGCGCGTTGAGTAG
- a CDS encoding DUF460 domain-containing protein, protein MQRTAALDDVIFGVDVQSGDVRGDAPSYALVIFDGERIERDVVSRRKLRRLIDDEAPAIVATDNMYELAADKDALVHFLRELPDGTRLVQVTGDEQPEPLSRVASRHGVPYGKDPMKEAEAAARLAAGNVGYEVSAFSDTTQVKVARGRSTGGGGGWSEDRFTRRIHGSVKKRAREVERELEDANLDYDREVTEKYGGFSNAVFEVEAPPEAIPVSRERSGDTRIEIERERLEGIEFEPLAHRRDHVVVGVDPGTTTAIAVVGLDGEVLDVHSTRTADTAAVIEWIVERGRPIVVAADVTPMPETVEKLRRSFDAAGWTPESDLPVDEKLHRTRKQPYDNDHERDALAAALEAFDDHADQFERVAAKVPPREEVGPVLARVVAGEESVESVLDDLADDEGEPTETTEHTPRELTAEEKQIKRLQDRVDRLESHVEDLDETIEAKDETITEYEEKLEEARSEQRAETRKRREVTRLERENDRLERELQSERERVEDLEGKLERLKALWKLDHSNFADVEETKEGLVPVKVVEKFTTAAIEDADDRFGLAEGDIILFRDATGAGRSTAERLAELDPKLVLRTGGLSDVADEVLFEEDVPVAPAENVTVQEVDELAVAREREVEAAIEEWREYASEREKARTAEMVDTLISEHRASGHGGS, encoded by the coding sequence GTGCAACGGACGGCTGCCCTGGACGACGTGATCTTCGGCGTGGACGTCCAGAGCGGGGACGTGCGGGGGGATGCGCCCTCCTACGCGCTGGTCATCTTCGACGGCGAGCGCATCGAGCGAGACGTGGTGAGCCGCCGGAAACTCCGGCGACTCATCGACGACGAAGCGCCGGCGATCGTCGCCACGGACAATATGTACGAACTCGCCGCGGACAAGGACGCCCTCGTCCACTTCCTCCGGGAGTTACCCGACGGAACCCGACTCGTCCAGGTTACCGGCGACGAACAGCCCGAACCGCTCTCGCGGGTCGCTTCCCGTCACGGCGTCCCCTACGGCAAGGACCCGATGAAAGAGGCCGAGGCTGCGGCCCGACTCGCGGCCGGCAACGTCGGCTACGAGGTGTCGGCGTTCAGCGACACGACCCAGGTGAAGGTCGCCCGCGGGCGCTCGACCGGCGGCGGTGGCGGCTGGAGCGAGGACCGATTCACCCGGCGGATCCACGGCTCCGTGAAGAAGCGCGCCCGCGAGGTCGAGCGCGAACTCGAGGACGCAAATCTCGACTACGATCGGGAGGTGACCGAGAAGTACGGCGGCTTCTCGAACGCAGTTTTCGAGGTCGAAGCCCCGCCCGAGGCCATCCCCGTCTCCCGGGAACGGTCGGGCGATACCAGAATCGAGATCGAGCGCGAGCGCTTAGAGGGGATCGAGTTCGAGCCCCTGGCCCACCGGCGCGATCACGTCGTCGTCGGCGTCGATCCCGGGACGACCACCGCGATCGCCGTCGTGGGCCTCGACGGCGAGGTGCTCGACGTCCACTCCACCCGGACCGCCGACACCGCCGCAGTCATCGAATGGATCGTCGAACGCGGGCGACCGATCGTCGTCGCCGCGGACGTCACGCCGATGCCCGAGACCGTCGAGAAGCTCCGGCGGAGTTTCGACGCCGCCGGCTGGACTCCCGAAAGCGACCTCCCTGTCGACGAGAAACTCCACCGGACGCGCAAGCAGCCATACGACAACGACCACGAGCGCGACGCGCTGGCGGCCGCACTCGAAGCCTTCGACGATCACGCCGATCAGTTCGAACGCGTCGCCGCGAAAGTCCCGCCGCGCGAGGAAGTCGGCCCCGTGCTGGCTCGCGTCGTCGCCGGCGAGGAAAGCGTCGAGAGCGTCCTGGACGACCTCGCGGACGACGAGGGCGAACCCACCGAAACCACCGAACACACGCCACGCGAACTCACCGCCGAGGAGAAACAGATCAAGCGCCTGCAGGACCGCGTCGACCGACTCGAGTCCCACGTCGAAGACCTCGACGAGACGATCGAGGCGAAAGACGAGACGATTACCGAGTACGAGGAGAAACTCGAGGAAGCACGCAGCGAGCAGCGAGCGGAGACGCGAAAACGGCGGGAAGTCACCCGCCTTGAGCGGGAGAACGACCGGCTCGAACGCGAACTCCAGAGCGAGCGTGAGCGAGTCGAGGACCTGGAGGGCAAACTCGAACGCCTGAAAGCGCTCTGGAAACTCGATCACTCGAACTTCGCCGACGTCGAGGAGACAAAGGAGGGACTGGTGCCCGTGAAGGTCGTCGAGAAGTTCACGACCGCGGCGATCGAGGACGCCGACGACCGCTTCGGCCTCGCCGAGGGTGACATCATCCTCTTTCGGGACGCGACGGGCGCGGGCCGCTCGACAGCCGAGCGGTTGGCAGAGCTCGACCCGAAACTCGTCCTCCGGACCGGCGGGCTCTCGGATGTCGCAGACGAGGTGCTCTTCGAGGAGGACGTCCCGGTCGCGCCGGCCGAGAACGTCACCGTCCAGGAGGTCGACGAACTCGCCGTCGCCCGCGAGCGCGAAGTCGAGGCCGCTATCGAGGAGTGGCGCGAGTACGCAAGCGAGCGCGAGAAGGCCCGGACCGCGGAGATGGTCGACACGCTGATCAGCGAGCACCGGGCGTCGGGCCACGGCGGGAGCTGA